One Primulina tabacum isolate GXHZ01 chromosome 10, ASM2559414v2, whole genome shotgun sequence DNA segment encodes these proteins:
- the LOC142504832 gene encoding uncharacterized protein LOC142504832 isoform X2 yields MMKEFSSQQEDSKNEPGPLAKMLLGARNKNVKSSTEVEIKPPDNAHGSMLVEKKEHEKDLNWYLPLYRAAINGDWESARKFFDQDPDAITAKITKVSETALHVAVGSGKAIDFVKELLELIPTEALVTLRDQIGQTALHSAAIFGNVEAAKLLVSKDPALPNTPCNSSFLPLHAAAGYANKDMVSFLLTVTRDDAGYNPFADGSGVDILNLVILAEFYDLALYLVQLYPYLATLRSSAGNTALNTIARKPSAFFRKSSLRFWERFIYSCVPTKFGKLYSHDERVEENPSVVMGIFSKLCYCSPLLQRLCLSAFRKWQLTIWKVIECLVPQATYIRDTRMMHVQVLQLVKCICKEIAMLDYLTAASMFHMPILSAASSGNSEIVEEILEYFPHAIWSIDPMGHNIFLLAVINRRENVFNLLYQMSEHKKLATQLTDNEGNNILHLVGKLAPPAQLNLVSGAALQMQRELHWYKEVEKYVTPDSKDRKNSKLRTPPVEFSEEHKDLVKEGEKWMKDTANSCTVAAALIATIAFAASITVPGGNNGDNGFPIFYNKRRFSILASKEVNNWSRHFISFHNIYDDRLQRNPVPCVWSKKGMDSCTNSRISLFTSYIVRAVAISPSFGNDYFNLPLQNFRETQWTSAVLKEVSV; encoded by the exons ATGATGAAGGAATTTTCATCACAACAAGAAGATAGCAAGAATGAGCCGGGACCCTTGGCGAAAATGCTCCTCGGGGCAagaaataaaaatgttaaaagttCGACGGAGGTAGAAATAAAACCACCCGATAATGCCCACGGTTCAATGCTGGTGGAGAAGAAGGAACACGAGAAGGATCTCAATTGGTATTTACCACTATACAGAGCTGCTATAAATGGTGATTGGGAGAGCGCCAGAAAATTCTTTGATCAGGATCCAGATGCAATCACAGCTAAAATCACGAAAGTTTCAGAGACAGCACTACATGTTGCAGTTGGGTCAGGAAAGGCAATAGATTTTGTAAAAGAATTGTTAGAATTGATACCAACAGAGGCATTGGTGACTCTGCGTGATCAGATTGGTCAAACTGCCCTACACAGCGCTGCCATATTTGGCAATGTTGAGGCAGCAAAACTGTTAGTGTCAAAAGACCCTGCTTTGCCAAATACCCCGTGCAACTCGTCTTTTCTCCCTTTACATGCGGCTGCTGGATATGCCAACAAGGATATGGTATCTTTCTTATTAACTGTCACGAGAGATGATGCAGGTTACAATCCCTTTGCAGATGGATCTGGTGTAGATATTCTGAATCTTGTGATTCTTGCTGAATTCTATG ATTTGGCTCTTTATCTGGTGCAGCTTTACCCTTACTTGGCCACATTGAGATCCAGCGCTGGTAACACTGCACTGAACACGATTGCTAGGAAGCCTTCTGCATTCTTCAGAAAAAGTTCACTTCGCTTTTGGGAGCGATTCATATATTCAT GTGTGCCTACAAAGTTTGGGAAGTTGTATAGTCATGATGAAAGAGTCGAGGAAAATCCATCTGTGGTCATGGGAATTTTTTCGAAACTGTGTTACTGTTCTCCACTTCTCCAACGGCTTTGTTTATCTG CATTCCGTAAGTGGCAATTAACAATTTGGAAAGTTATTGAATGTTTAGTACCACAAGCGACTTATATTCGAGACACTAGAATGATGCATGTGCAAGTTCTTCAACTTGTGAAATGCATATGCAAAGAGATTGCGATGTTGGATTATTTGACAGCTGCGTCAATGTTTCACATGCCGATTCTTTCAGCAGCAAGTTCGGGAAATAGTGAGATAGTCGAAGAGATTTTGGAGTATTTTCCTCACGCAATTTGGTCAATAGATCCAATGGGACATAATATATTTCTACTGGCTGTTATAAACCGTAGAGAGAATGTTTTCAACCTCTTGTATCAGATGAGTGAGCATAAAAAGCTGGCTACCCAGCTTACGGACAATGAAGGGAACAACATCTTGCACCTTGTTGGGAAACTTGCACCTCCAGCTCAACTCAATCTTGTATCTGGTGCAGCTCTACAAATGCAGCGTGAGTTACACTGGTACAAG GAAGTGGAAAAGTATGTTACTCCCGACTCCAAAGACCGGAAAAACTCGAAGCTTAGAACACCGCCTGTTGAATTTTCTGAGGAACACAAGGATTTGGTcaaagagggggagaaatggaTGAAGGACACAGCCAATTCTTGCACGGTTGCTGCAGCTCTGATTGCTACCATAGCTTTCGCTGCTTCTATTACTGTACCAGGAGGCAATAATGGCGACAACGGCTTTCCTATTTTCTACAACAA AAGGAGATTTTCTATACTCGCTTCCAAAGAGGTTAATAATTGGTCTCGTCACTTTATTTCTTTCCATAACATCTATGATGATCGCCTTCAGCGCAACCCTGTACCTTGTGTTTGGTCGAAGAAAGGCATGGACTCTTGTACCAATAGCCGCATTAGCCTGTTTACCAGTTATATTGTTCGTGCAGTTGCAATTTCCCCTTCTTTTGGAAATGATTATTTCAACTTACCGCTCCAGAATTTTCGGGAAACGCAGTGGACGTCTGCTGTTCTAAAGGAGGTTAGCGTGTAA
- the LOC142504832 gene encoding uncharacterized protein LOC142504832 isoform X1 encodes MMKEFSSQQEDSKNEPGPLAKMLLGARNKNVKSSTEVEIKPPDNAHGSMLVEKKEHEKDLNWYLPLYRAAINGDWESARKFFDQDPDAITAKITKVSETALHVAVGSGKAIDFVKELLELIPTEALVTLRDQIGQTALHSAAIFGNVEAAKLLVSKDPALPNTPCNSSFLPLHAAAGYANKDMVSFLLTVTRDDAGYNPFADGSGVDILNLVILAEFYDLALYLVQLYPYLATLRSSAGNTALNTIARKPSAFFRKSSLRFWERFIYSCVPTKFGKLYSHDERVEENPSVVMGIFSKLCYCSPLLQRLCLSAFRKWQLTIWKVIECLVPQATYIRDTRMMHVQVLQLVKCICKEIAMLDYLTAASMFHMPILSAASSGNSEIVEEILEYFPHAIWSIDPMGHNIFLLAVINRRENVFNLLYQMSEHKKLATQLTDNEGNNILHLVGKLAPPAQLNLVSGAALQMQRELHWYKEVEKYVTPDSKDRKNSKLRTPPVEFSEEHKDLVKEGEKWMKDTANSCTVAAALIATIAFAASITVPGGNNGDNGFPIFYNKLAFLTFAVFDAMSLFSSTASMLMFLSILTARYAEGDFLYSLPKRLIIGLVTLFLSITSMMIAFSATLYLVFGRRKAWTLVPIAALACLPVILFVQLQFPLLLEMIISTYRSRIFGKRSGRLLF; translated from the exons ATGATGAAGGAATTTTCATCACAACAAGAAGATAGCAAGAATGAGCCGGGACCCTTGGCGAAAATGCTCCTCGGGGCAagaaataaaaatgttaaaagttCGACGGAGGTAGAAATAAAACCACCCGATAATGCCCACGGTTCAATGCTGGTGGAGAAGAAGGAACACGAGAAGGATCTCAATTGGTATTTACCACTATACAGAGCTGCTATAAATGGTGATTGGGAGAGCGCCAGAAAATTCTTTGATCAGGATCCAGATGCAATCACAGCTAAAATCACGAAAGTTTCAGAGACAGCACTACATGTTGCAGTTGGGTCAGGAAAGGCAATAGATTTTGTAAAAGAATTGTTAGAATTGATACCAACAGAGGCATTGGTGACTCTGCGTGATCAGATTGGTCAAACTGCCCTACACAGCGCTGCCATATTTGGCAATGTTGAGGCAGCAAAACTGTTAGTGTCAAAAGACCCTGCTTTGCCAAATACCCCGTGCAACTCGTCTTTTCTCCCTTTACATGCGGCTGCTGGATATGCCAACAAGGATATGGTATCTTTCTTATTAACTGTCACGAGAGATGATGCAGGTTACAATCCCTTTGCAGATGGATCTGGTGTAGATATTCTGAATCTTGTGATTCTTGCTGAATTCTATG ATTTGGCTCTTTATCTGGTGCAGCTTTACCCTTACTTGGCCACATTGAGATCCAGCGCTGGTAACACTGCACTGAACACGATTGCTAGGAAGCCTTCTGCATTCTTCAGAAAAAGTTCACTTCGCTTTTGGGAGCGATTCATATATTCAT GTGTGCCTACAAAGTTTGGGAAGTTGTATAGTCATGATGAAAGAGTCGAGGAAAATCCATCTGTGGTCATGGGAATTTTTTCGAAACTGTGTTACTGTTCTCCACTTCTCCAACGGCTTTGTTTATCTG CATTCCGTAAGTGGCAATTAACAATTTGGAAAGTTATTGAATGTTTAGTACCACAAGCGACTTATATTCGAGACACTAGAATGATGCATGTGCAAGTTCTTCAACTTGTGAAATGCATATGCAAAGAGATTGCGATGTTGGATTATTTGACAGCTGCGTCAATGTTTCACATGCCGATTCTTTCAGCAGCAAGTTCGGGAAATAGTGAGATAGTCGAAGAGATTTTGGAGTATTTTCCTCACGCAATTTGGTCAATAGATCCAATGGGACATAATATATTTCTACTGGCTGTTATAAACCGTAGAGAGAATGTTTTCAACCTCTTGTATCAGATGAGTGAGCATAAAAAGCTGGCTACCCAGCTTACGGACAATGAAGGGAACAACATCTTGCACCTTGTTGGGAAACTTGCACCTCCAGCTCAACTCAATCTTGTATCTGGTGCAGCTCTACAAATGCAGCGTGAGTTACACTGGTACAAG GAAGTGGAAAAGTATGTTACTCCCGACTCCAAAGACCGGAAAAACTCGAAGCTTAGAACACCGCCTGTTGAATTTTCTGAGGAACACAAGGATTTGGTcaaagagggggagaaatggaTGAAGGACACAGCCAATTCTTGCACGGTTGCTGCAGCTCTGATTGCTACCATAGCTTTCGCTGCTTCTATTACTGTACCAGGAGGCAATAATGGCGACAACGGCTTTCCTATTTTCTACAACAAGTTAGCATTCCTTACATTTGCAGTTTTTGATGCTATGTCTTTGTTCTCATCTACCGCTTCGATGTTGATGTTCTTGTCTATCCTCACTGCACGTTATGCAGAAGGAGATTTTCTATACTCGCTTCCAAAGAGGTTAATAATTGGTCTCGTCACTTTATTTCTTTCCATAACATCTATGATGATCGCCTTCAGCGCAACCCTGTACCTTGTGTTTGGTCGAAGAAAGGCATGGACTCTTGTACCAATAGCCGCATTAGCCTGTTTACCAGTTATATTGTTCGTGCAGTTGCAATTTCCCCTTCTTTTGGAAATGATTATTTCAACTTACCGCTCCAGAATTTTCGGGAAACGCAGTGGACGTCTGCTGTTCTAA
- the LOC142504832 gene encoding uncharacterized protein LOC142504832 isoform X4, producing MMKEFSSQQEDSKNEPGPLAKMLLGARNKNVKSSTEVEIKPPDNAHGSMLVEKKEHEKDLNWYLPLYRAAINGDWESARKFFDQDPDAITAKITKVSETALHVAVGSGKAIDFVKELLELIPTEALVTLRDQIGQTALHSAAIFGNVEAAKLLVSKDPALPNTPCNSSFLPLHAAAGYANKDMVSFLLTVTRDDAGYNPFADGSGVDILNLVILAEFYDLALYLVQLYPYLATLRSSAGNTALNTIARKPSAFFRKSSLRFWERFIYSSASSGNSEIVEEILEYFPHAIWSIDPMGHNIFLLAVINRRENVFNLLYQMSEHKKLATQLTDNEGNNILHLVGKLAPPAQLNLVSGAALQMQRELHWYKEVEKYVTPDSKDRKNSKLRTPPVEFSEEHKDLVKEGEKWMKDTANSCTVAAALIATIAFAASITVPGGNNGDNGFPIFYNKLAFLTFAVFDAMSLFSSTASMLMFLSILTARYAEGDFLYSLPKRLIIGLVTLFLSITSMMIAFSATLYLVFGRRKAWTLVPIAALACLPVILFVQLQFPLLLEMIISTYRSRIFGKRSGRLLF from the exons ATGATGAAGGAATTTTCATCACAACAAGAAGATAGCAAGAATGAGCCGGGACCCTTGGCGAAAATGCTCCTCGGGGCAagaaataaaaatgttaaaagttCGACGGAGGTAGAAATAAAACCACCCGATAATGCCCACGGTTCAATGCTGGTGGAGAAGAAGGAACACGAGAAGGATCTCAATTGGTATTTACCACTATACAGAGCTGCTATAAATGGTGATTGGGAGAGCGCCAGAAAATTCTTTGATCAGGATCCAGATGCAATCACAGCTAAAATCACGAAAGTTTCAGAGACAGCACTACATGTTGCAGTTGGGTCAGGAAAGGCAATAGATTTTGTAAAAGAATTGTTAGAATTGATACCAACAGAGGCATTGGTGACTCTGCGTGATCAGATTGGTCAAACTGCCCTACACAGCGCTGCCATATTTGGCAATGTTGAGGCAGCAAAACTGTTAGTGTCAAAAGACCCTGCTTTGCCAAATACCCCGTGCAACTCGTCTTTTCTCCCTTTACATGCGGCTGCTGGATATGCCAACAAGGATATGGTATCTTTCTTATTAACTGTCACGAGAGATGATGCAGGTTACAATCCCTTTGCAGATGGATCTGGTGTAGATATTCTGAATCTTGTGATTCTTGCTGAATTCTATG ATTTGGCTCTTTATCTGGTGCAGCTTTACCCTTACTTGGCCACATTGAGATCCAGCGCTGGTAACACTGCACTGAACACGATTGCTAGGAAGCCTTCTGCATTCTTCAGAAAAAGTTCACTTCGCTTTTGGGAGCGATTCATATATTCAT CAGCAAGTTCGGGAAATAGTGAGATAGTCGAAGAGATTTTGGAGTATTTTCCTCACGCAATTTGGTCAATAGATCCAATGGGACATAATATATTTCTACTGGCTGTTATAAACCGTAGAGAGAATGTTTTCAACCTCTTGTATCAGATGAGTGAGCATAAAAAGCTGGCTACCCAGCTTACGGACAATGAAGGGAACAACATCTTGCACCTTGTTGGGAAACTTGCACCTCCAGCTCAACTCAATCTTGTATCTGGTGCAGCTCTACAAATGCAGCGTGAGTTACACTGGTACAAG GAAGTGGAAAAGTATGTTACTCCCGACTCCAAAGACCGGAAAAACTCGAAGCTTAGAACACCGCCTGTTGAATTTTCTGAGGAACACAAGGATTTGGTcaaagagggggagaaatggaTGAAGGACACAGCCAATTCTTGCACGGTTGCTGCAGCTCTGATTGCTACCATAGCTTTCGCTGCTTCTATTACTGTACCAGGAGGCAATAATGGCGACAACGGCTTTCCTATTTTCTACAACAAGTTAGCATTCCTTACATTTGCAGTTTTTGATGCTATGTCTTTGTTCTCATCTACCGCTTCGATGTTGATGTTCTTGTCTATCCTCACTGCACGTTATGCAGAAGGAGATTTTCTATACTCGCTTCCAAAGAGGTTAATAATTGGTCTCGTCACTTTATTTCTTTCCATAACATCTATGATGATCGCCTTCAGCGCAACCCTGTACCTTGTGTTTGGTCGAAGAAAGGCATGGACTCTTGTACCAATAGCCGCATTAGCCTGTTTACCAGTTATATTGTTCGTGCAGTTGCAATTTCCCCTTCTTTTGGAAATGATTATTTCAACTTACCGCTCCAGAATTTTCGGGAAACGCAGTGGACGTCTGCTGTTCTAA
- the LOC142504832 gene encoding uncharacterized protein LOC142504832 isoform X3: MMKEFSSQQEDSKNEPGPLAKMLLGARNKNVKSSTEVEIKPPDNAHGSMLVEKKEHEKDLNWYLPLYRAAINGDWESARKFFDQDPDAITAKITKVSETALHVAVGSGKAIDFVKELLELIPTEALVTLRDQIGQTALHSAAIFGNVEAAKLLVSKDPALPNTPCNSSFLPLHAAAGYANKDMVSFLLTVTRDDAGYNPFADGSGVDILNLVILAEFYDLALYLVQLYPYLATLRSSAGNTALNTIARKPSAFFRKSSLRFWERFIYSCVPTKFGKLYSHDERVEENPSVVMGIFSKLCYCSPLLQRLCLSAASSGNSEIVEEILEYFPHAIWSIDPMGHNIFLLAVINRRENVFNLLYQMSEHKKLATQLTDNEGNNILHLVGKLAPPAQLNLVSGAALQMQRELHWYKEVEKYVTPDSKDRKNSKLRTPPVEFSEEHKDLVKEGEKWMKDTANSCTVAAALIATIAFAASITVPGGNNGDNGFPIFYNKLAFLTFAVFDAMSLFSSTASMLMFLSILTARYAEGDFLYSLPKRLIIGLVTLFLSITSMMIAFSATLYLVFGRRKAWTLVPIAALACLPVILFVQLQFPLLLEMIISTYRSRIFGKRSGRLLF, encoded by the exons ATGATGAAGGAATTTTCATCACAACAAGAAGATAGCAAGAATGAGCCGGGACCCTTGGCGAAAATGCTCCTCGGGGCAagaaataaaaatgttaaaagttCGACGGAGGTAGAAATAAAACCACCCGATAATGCCCACGGTTCAATGCTGGTGGAGAAGAAGGAACACGAGAAGGATCTCAATTGGTATTTACCACTATACAGAGCTGCTATAAATGGTGATTGGGAGAGCGCCAGAAAATTCTTTGATCAGGATCCAGATGCAATCACAGCTAAAATCACGAAAGTTTCAGAGACAGCACTACATGTTGCAGTTGGGTCAGGAAAGGCAATAGATTTTGTAAAAGAATTGTTAGAATTGATACCAACAGAGGCATTGGTGACTCTGCGTGATCAGATTGGTCAAACTGCCCTACACAGCGCTGCCATATTTGGCAATGTTGAGGCAGCAAAACTGTTAGTGTCAAAAGACCCTGCTTTGCCAAATACCCCGTGCAACTCGTCTTTTCTCCCTTTACATGCGGCTGCTGGATATGCCAACAAGGATATGGTATCTTTCTTATTAACTGTCACGAGAGATGATGCAGGTTACAATCCCTTTGCAGATGGATCTGGTGTAGATATTCTGAATCTTGTGATTCTTGCTGAATTCTATG ATTTGGCTCTTTATCTGGTGCAGCTTTACCCTTACTTGGCCACATTGAGATCCAGCGCTGGTAACACTGCACTGAACACGATTGCTAGGAAGCCTTCTGCATTCTTCAGAAAAAGTTCACTTCGCTTTTGGGAGCGATTCATATATTCAT GTGTGCCTACAAAGTTTGGGAAGTTGTATAGTCATGATGAAAGAGTCGAGGAAAATCCATCTGTGGTCATGGGAATTTTTTCGAAACTGTGTTACTGTTCTCCACTTCTCCAACGGCTTTGTTTATCTG CAGCAAGTTCGGGAAATAGTGAGATAGTCGAAGAGATTTTGGAGTATTTTCCTCACGCAATTTGGTCAATAGATCCAATGGGACATAATATATTTCTACTGGCTGTTATAAACCGTAGAGAGAATGTTTTCAACCTCTTGTATCAGATGAGTGAGCATAAAAAGCTGGCTACCCAGCTTACGGACAATGAAGGGAACAACATCTTGCACCTTGTTGGGAAACTTGCACCTCCAGCTCAACTCAATCTTGTATCTGGTGCAGCTCTACAAATGCAGCGTGAGTTACACTGGTACAAG GAAGTGGAAAAGTATGTTACTCCCGACTCCAAAGACCGGAAAAACTCGAAGCTTAGAACACCGCCTGTTGAATTTTCTGAGGAACACAAGGATTTGGTcaaagagggggagaaatggaTGAAGGACACAGCCAATTCTTGCACGGTTGCTGCAGCTCTGATTGCTACCATAGCTTTCGCTGCTTCTATTACTGTACCAGGAGGCAATAATGGCGACAACGGCTTTCCTATTTTCTACAACAAGTTAGCATTCCTTACATTTGCAGTTTTTGATGCTATGTCTTTGTTCTCATCTACCGCTTCGATGTTGATGTTCTTGTCTATCCTCACTGCACGTTATGCAGAAGGAGATTTTCTATACTCGCTTCCAAAGAGGTTAATAATTGGTCTCGTCACTTTATTTCTTTCCATAACATCTATGATGATCGCCTTCAGCGCAACCCTGTACCTTGTGTTTGGTCGAAGAAAGGCATGGACTCTTGTACCAATAGCCGCATTAGCCTGTTTACCAGTTATATTGTTCGTGCAGTTGCAATTTCCCCTTCTTTTGGAAATGATTATTTCAACTTACCGCTCCAGAATTTTCGGGAAACGCAGTGGACGTCTGCTGTTCTAA